ACTCGTTTATTATTCCGTTTAATAAAACCTGAGATAAAAAAGTGATACTAGTCATTCGTGATGTGCATGGGACCTGAAGAAAGACTGAAATGCATGCATATATCCACTCACCTTTATGACACATTGGATGACAGTTGGGACCAACGTCAAGAAAGACAAGTTACAGCTTGAAGTTGAATACAAGAAATCAATAGAAATGGCAAGCTGAATGCCGGTTTTGTATACGAACTAAACCCAGTCTCTCTCTACGTGATTACAATCTGTTTAAATACCGCTTGGAGAGGGTACCAATCTGTCATATCGTGACGCTTGCTTTTGTGGGCGGGTCGAACCCTGGAATCAAGTATGGAGAGCCGTAAGAACAGACATATTTCAAAAATCAGACGcaagaaacaaaatttaaaaaagttggGGGCCCTGCACAATGAACAACACTTCatttcgtttttttcttcctcaCTACTTGGAATTAACAAAAAGCAAggaaagttaaaacaaaacccACAATCACCTATATATTTCAACTGCTTCTGAGATTTAAAAGAAGATGTACAAGAAACACCCAACCTAAATGgcatcccccctccccccaaaaaagaaaaaaaaccaaaaccccCAAACATTGTCCCCACACTTGCAGGGTTAGTAtaaattgccaaagaccaattGTGCCCTTGTTCTACCAAACaagttcataaaataacaattctgtaaaTGTTTTAAGCTCAATTAAGTCATCAGGGTCACACAAACAAATAGTGgtttaaaatatgttttcaCTGTTCAAAtactaggcccaatttcacagaccTGCAAAAACTATAAGCATAACATAATTACGataggttaccggccaaactatcatgtcaggtgtgcaatttgtgactggtacctctgcttatttctgcttagcagacaatcaTAAAGCGATTGGCCCCATGTGGCTTTTGGACCAACGAGACGATTTGAAAAGTTGTATAAACTCTGCTAGAAAAACTTTAGCACAAATACAAGGAAACAGTGGACCATTTTTATCCTATTTAGTTtttgtgcaaatctgtgaaaattatattttcaaCTATTACCAGGCCTCTATCATTTagcttttaaaattattatttcagtgaACCTCTAGACATTATTTTGAAGTGCAATAATTTACGGTCGAACAGGCGCGCTATACAATTAAAGGGAACATGTTTGTGCATGTATGGTACACAATGCATTGCTGTTTACTATTTATATCATTTTACGAGAAAGAAATAGACTGTCATCGTATAAAAGGAACCTCATTTTGATTTGCCATTTCCTCCTATAGACACACGACTTCTTGCAAATTTCACGTTTAGAAATCCAACTTCATCACTATGTCAGGTCGAGGAGGTAAAAAGAGGGGTAAATCGCTGTCCAGATCGGCCAGGGCTGGGGTGCTTTTTCCGGTGGGTCGGATGTGTCGCTACCTCCGTATCGGCACCCACCATCAGCGCATTGGAGCCGGTGCACCCGTTTACTTGGCAGCTGTGATTGAGTATTTAACCGGTAGGTGCAATTTATATTTCCTGAACCTAGCCTCAAATCTCAATAGTTGTTGTCGATATTAATGTTCACATTATTCTGAACTGAGCCTCAGTTGTAATGTTCCCCATTGCTTTTGTTTGGCATTATTCTGAAATACTtgttaattttttaatgttttataaatataataacaatataaaTGAATATAAAATTTGATGGAACCTTAAAatgttataaacaaaattgaggGACACAATAAAATAGTTATTTATcagtagttgcaataacgtaaccctcctgccgacggcgtagccgacggctacgccgtcggcaggagggttacgttatcgcaactaatttaTCAGAACGTTTTCAATAtccctgccaccactttttcattgatAAGTTATGAAATTAGTAGTGGTGTCAagtaatataaaccacaaggggaacGGACTATGTAATTGTAAGTTAAACAAGTTGGAAGGATACaaaaatgtttccaaattatgaATCATGACGGTTCACTATCGtgttgtgtttgtattttttcctTGGTTCAGCTGAAATATTGGAGCTTGCCGGTAACGCTGCACGAGACAACAAAAGGGGTCGCGTCACTCCTCGACACATTCTCCTTGCTATTGCCAACGATGAGGAACTACACCAACTCCTACGTCATGTGACCATTGCTAGCGGTGGGGTACTTCCAAAGATACACCCCGAGTTGCTCGCCAAGAAGAGAGGACCAAAGTAAGGCTGATTACGAAAATATTAAATGAAGTTGGATAAACTTCAAAATTGTACGTTTGAACTAGTCTCAAACTTCATTtgaggaaaagaaaacaaaatacaaataaatagtttTCAAACCTGCACTAGTCTCAAACTATTTTCAgagaagtagaaaaaaaaatactactaAATAGATGTCATACTGGACATCTCAACATAGAGAAGTCGAAAACAAAATACCGTCTAAATAGTGCACAAACCTGAACTGGTCTCAAACTAGTTTAAAACTAAACCAGagaagtgtaaacaaaatactttttaatTAGCACCAGCCTAAACAGTCATCTCGCGCTCTCGCTAATCAttgaaatagaaaaaaaataccaagtCAAATCCTAGCAAGTCTCAAACTATATTATAGAAGTAGAAACAAAATACCTTCTTCACCTTTAAAACAAGTTCAAAAACTGTCAAAGTTGCGGAAACAAATccaatgtaataataataataataacataaaatttataaggcgcacagtATCTGGAATGGTATTCAAAGGCGCCGGATGCTAGCAAGAAATGGTATCCTTTTCTTGATTCATCAAGTTTCAAATGACTTTATTGGACAGGTCTAAGATGTTCTATGATTCCCAACCATCTCCTACACCAGTCAAGAGGCCTGTCGTCAAGACAGCCGCGCAAAAGAAAGATACCCCCTCGACCTCAAAGAAAGGAGCTACGAAGAATACACCCAAGAAGGTTGTTGGTAAAACTCAAGCAAAGACCAAAGGAAAGGTAAGACAGCTATTATTTCCGAGGCCTGTTTTACCATTTTATgtggggggggtggggaggggcTACTGGCCCTGAAATACTTCTGTTCAAAATCCTTTCACGTTGGCGATTGGATAGGCCTATAGAGGGGGATTGGGAATTGTCACATACACTTTGAATTTAAAGGGGTACATAGTTTTAAAATCTCTCAAAATTTGCTGTTCGCTATTGCTCCTTATTTCATGCCTGagaccatctcagctcccttgggagtttaataatgggtgcgttcgatgaacTTCCCTGGGTTGatcccgcagtgctcactcgggtgagcccctgacaagagctaatcgaacgatcactcaccctctcatggtgacgtcatgcacctcgggccagccccaagtgacccactccacaagcagggcactgggggctgactcgggtgagcccctggaatgacgtcaaagctattcgaacgtaccgaggtcgacccagggaagctaatcgaatgcacccacagcctgtgctgccaaatatgtagcgcaccaAGCTAATTAATCACAAGAACAGAATCTGCCACCACAGGTACCCATTGAcccctggatgaagagaagctACTATAGTaaagtttcttgctcaaggacacaagtgtcatgaccaggattcgaaccaacccCCTCTGATGACTCAGCAACCACAACTTGATTCTGATGCTCTAAACCGGTTGGCCACAATATTCAACATTATTTGGTAATTCTTTGattatgaaatattttgtttctgtgcATACAGGGCTCAGGGAAGTCTGTACTTTCAGAGAAGAGACTTTTTCTAGGACAAAAGGTTAGTCGATAACTTCCTGTTTTGCCAGTGTAATTCCTTTACTTAAAGGTTGGGtcgtaggttttttttttttttgcaacttaaTGCTGATTTACACGCAAAATTATAAACATGTAGTAAAAGTCACTGTGAGAGTTTCAGATGAATGTCTATTTGCTAAAGACAGCAAAAAAACTTGTGGTATTTTCACAAATGCGTCTGAGGATAGTTAACCCACAGGTGCAAGTACATtattatggtcattaattttttatgAATTGGTCGTCCCTTTAACAATAATGTTAACTGCAATCCCACATTCATATTTTCATTGTGTATCCGTTCAAGCACTACTAGGTCATTTCCAATCGTATAGTATAGGATAAGGATGAGGATCAATTTTACTTGCAACCACATACGGTTGtattcgttaaaaaaaaaaaaatacattaaaagttacaaaatacatcacacaaatattaaacaatttgaTTTATGACACCACTGACAGTATATTTGTTTGTCAAAAATTCTAATATAGTTGACAGTGGTGCAGTCCAACATTGCTGAAATAGTTGCTGATGCGGTAGTCCATCCGACCAACTCAAGCTTTTATTTAGGTGGTGAAGTAGGTATGTATGGCATGTTGTGGTCgagtgcactggactcaagcttcgggcccaacttcataaagctgttaagcagaaaattctgctgagcaaattttttggaaaagaaacaagtgaattttttttaaaggtagtggacactattggtaattcacagttggtgtatcttcacagttggtgtatcttaacatatgcataaaataacaagccttttgagctcaatcggtcattgaacttgcgaaaaaaaacacccctgtcacacgaagttgtatgcgtttagatggttgattttgagacctcaagttttaaatctgaggtcttgaaatcaaattcgtggtaaattacttcttactcgaaaactgtggcacttcagagggagccgtttctcacaatgttttataccatcaacctctctccgttactcgtcaccaagacagGTTTATTGctaataataactattttgagtaattaccaatagtgtccactgcctttaaataattacTGTAATGCATCAGTAATCAGTACTGCCAACGGattggtcttgtttttttttttactgtgtcTTGGTAATGCTAAGATGTGCATCATGCCTAAAGAATTGTTATCGCTGTTATTTCTTATCAGGATCTGCTTTAGACAGTGCAGGAGGCAAAGAGTTTAGAGATGAAATCAACAAACTGAAGGCTGCCCAAGGAAACCTTGAAGTTGCTGGAGGTATGTCTTAGAAGTGCCAAGGTTGCACCCTTTTTTTTCTAGTGAGGCACCTTTAGTAAATAAAAACTGTAGTTTCATCACTTTTGTTATACCTTTCTTTTTATAAGTATAAGATAATTTGACTcgagttttaaaacaaatacattgtcTGTGTGTAAatggaaaaatactttttaaaacaaagtgtcACATTTCGGGGTGGGGCCATATCCCTCCCTTAGTTATGCCACCGGTGCCTTGGTCATTTTCCAGTGGCCATTTAagtctttttttaaaaaccttgactgatttgttgttgtttttttttgtttccatgGATAATTTCTTATACATTTTAcacttttgtgtatttttgtagcTGCCATGTGTCAGGGTCATAACTTTCCAGCGAAGTATGTCATCAGTTGCCACAGCCCGTCTTGGGGTGGCTCTAACGCTGTTTCCAATCTTGAAAAGTGTGTGAAGAATTGCTTAGTTCTCGCTGATGAGAAAAATCTGACTTCAATTGCTCTGCCATCTATTGGGAGCGGAGGGTGagttcaaataatttttttaaaacataataaCTCAAAGAGGTGATAAATTTAGATGAAGACAGTGAAGAGTAAAGCTATTGTAACGGCGAAGCCGATCAGCCGGCAGAGGGTCCTAGCATAACTCCGATGCTGATCTTTCGCTGCTGGTCGCCCCCTGCTGGGCGATTGGGTAACCAAACAGCCAGGGATGCATCTCCTAGTACgctcaattattaaaaaagtttgCAGCTGCATCCTGTAAATAAAAGTTCTCAACACTAACAGCGTACAGAAAACACAAGAAATGTCACCTAGTCTTAATCAAAACTATGTGAACCGGTAAAGCTAAGCCTACAtaacaaagggatataaacaccaagcttgcaacagccaatctctctcatacaaacagtggtttaacatctatgattatgaactgcacaaatcaagaagttgtgcttcagtaactagacgacaatactcattctagtcattgtgaaatgaCCGATTATGCAACAGCTTGGCCGGATACGAAACTACAACCTTGTAACTGCAAATCCTGCAGTATAACCTGTGTACAACGGTGCaggcctgggccaaatttcatagagctgctaagcacaaaaatttgctaagcatgacattttcttccttgataaaaacaggattaccaaccaaatttccacttgattttcaggataagcaaacaacacctgaataccagtaccaagcaatatgccacaaaaggaaatttggttggtaatcctgtttttatcatgctaagcaaatttgtttgcttagcagctctatgaaattgggccctgatgggaGGCATCTaaggccattgcctccatgccccttagtcattgccttagtgcccttgaaatgctcatcGGGTGgcctttaccgaggagaaaatgcctcgatGCCCCTTgtccttttcaaaaacaaagcaaacaggcCTGCAATGACCTAACATGAACATgaacttgtttttcttccagAAACGGTTTCCCGAAGCAGACAGCGGCCGAGACTATTCTGCAGACAATTAGTAAGTACTTTGTGACCGTGATGTCCTCGTCACTCAAGCAAGTGTTCTTTGTGCTTTACGATCAAGATAGTATCGACGTCTATACAAGAGAATTATCTCGACTAGAGGTCGATCAAAATTAAgattttacaattttattgaTCCTATAGACTGTTGCAAAGATTTGTACTCTTATCAGATTTCTATTACAAtaaccttaaaaaaaactaattattgcttttttattattataacctTAACTTTAAAAGGAACAGTCACTTCGCCAATAGGATTTTGTTCCAAAATTTAACTATCTTGATTTTTAGCATATAGCATTTTATTTTAAGTCACCATAAAttttcacaattattttgacattTATATTTATGCAAATGGTATAAATATTCAAATGAACAGTTAGCCTATAAGGCAGAATGTATCTTTCATAGTTTTGATAAAGAcggaagatttaaaaaaaaaaataagttaaaaacTTAAACTCATGTAATCATATTCAAGTATGAATTGAGATGATATTTTTAGGACATGTTATTATAGAGGAATGATTCGAGTCCAACATTTGGCAACAGTCTTTAGAATTCGGAGCCTCAAATGGTTAAATTGAGGAGTTTTGGCTGTAGgtagtttttaaaatttgttttcgtTCACCGATATCTGCTATATTTGCTGTCATTATATATAGTGCACTGCTTATAATTCAAGTGTACATTTACTTTGTATCTGTCTTTATGGGAAAGCATACAGAAAGCATTTCAACTTACAAAACAAATACCCGTTAGAATAAACACAAAGCCGGTTTGATGTGACACAAGGTTCTGTCtccctgctgtcgatttcacaaaacgctaagattaatcttatctcgtcctaacttaggattaatcttaaggtttacatgctacagtgcagggctgggactcgtcctaagtcttaagattaatcctaagttaggatgagttactcgtcctaacttaggattaatcttacggtttacatgctacagtgcagggctgggactcgtcctatgtcttaagattaatcctaagttaggaagagttttgtgaaatcaacggctggagATTTTATCCCCCAAATGTCGAACTGCGCACAAACTTCCTCTGATAGTGTCCTTTGTGAATCTGCCACCTCTAGCCAATGTTCATATTCCATCAGGGGGACACCGGCATTAGCTTTGTACTTTTAATTTGGGGACTAGTTGAGTTTCTATTTCTCACAAATCAAATTATCATCTAAAATTTACCGGTGAACATTTGATAACGGCATTACGAAAGTTTCCATACTGGGAATTTTTTACTGAAACTCCAGTCTTCATCAGCAGTGTGAACGGGATGAAGCATTAAGCATTTACCATGGCATTTTATCAAAACACTGAACAGTTACTTTTTCATGAAAAGTTATTAACTGTTTTGATGATTGAAGAAATGACAATGTGGCATTATATTAAGTCACAATACTAGAGTAAAATTGGAAATGGTTTAGCATTGACAATTCTGAATGGCTCCGAAGTCCTCAAATAATGGTTAATGGGTATCTTGGAAAAAGACAGTATATAAACGTTGTGCAAGTTGTAAAAGAAGAGGTTGTAGAATGCTGTGGAATGGCGTCATTTGTGAATGTTGTTATAAATACATCACTCTGTATTGATGTTCGTTATGGTGGAATGATTGTTGGTGAAGACTATTTAGTTGGTAGATAGTGTAAGGAtataaaattatgttttgtaatttaaaaatttgtcaaattttacagAAACTTAAAAAGTTTCTACCTAATTAACCtgtcctttaaaaataaatttgtattttttcacAAAGGATAATTATATTATCTGGTAATTTAATGATAATAAGTTTTTTTGAGtattaatcaattttttttaccgaatttattttatcaaagaaacaaaTGTTCTAGATTCCCTTTTAGTTAATTAAAGTGGAATTAATTATCAACATAGTTCTTTTTTTAACATAATgttaaaaaaagttacaaattaaaGTTACAATTGTATGCAatttaaaagttaaacaaaCTATTCGCCTAAAaactgggtttttatttttaccctgTTTTGGTAGTTTTTACCTTGAATGTTGTCCATAGTAAAccaacgacccccccccccaaaaaaaaatggggTGAAACGACCGAAAAAAGTATGTTTATTTGTAAGGCTTTTGAAGCATTTGTATCCCCacatatttttgtaaataagaAGAAAACTTTTTCAATGGTGTGGAAAGTTAAAGATATAAGAAGTATATTGTATTATCGCagactgttttattattaaaggaGTTAGTTTAGTGGCATGATACTGAAGACTTGGGCTTCATTTAGTCTGGTTACGTTAGTTTATTTCTTCTTAAGTGGGTCTCTTAGAGGTAGGGTCCTagatgggtaaacaaaaatattgacagtAAAAGCTTATTAATTTGGTAAGAAGCAttgcagctgttgatataaaCTAACTGTAGTTtccctgcggataagacgcgtcttgtCTGactttcaaatattaaaaacaaaaatcaatgcaTCTgatattcaaatattaaaaacaaaaatcaatgcgTCTTATCTTCCGATGCGCCTTATCTGTAAAATGGAAACATTTTCACCGAAAGGCATTTTAATCTCAGAAATGATTCACGCATCGTTTAGTAGGTTTCCTAAGGGTGTCCATTCGcgaatgctgcggccagagGCAGTTGGTAACTGCTGTCGCCCTGCTAGACATGGATGGATTTGGCGTTCTTAAAAAATGTCTTTATGCTGTTTTTCTGAAACACACTTTTCAGCTAAAACTTACACAAGTGACTGTTATGTTGCCTGTAAATCAGCACGTTTACAAAAAAAGCAATCTGTGaccctgcctttaagttttcTCTTTTAGATGTTTCAAATTGgaattattcttattctttacaGGGTTTCGTTGCTGAAATGTGATTATGAAATACTTTTACATTTTTTAGTTGGTGATGTAAAGGTGCACAACTCTGCACGGTTTTGTTTTGTCGCTTATGTTGCACTTTAATTAGATAGACAGCTTACAAATTATAACGATTTTTTTGTCCAGATTTGGTGTCCGGatgtttttctcttttaatGTCGTTTTGATAGTGTGTTCTTAATTAAACTCTAAATAAGTTGTGTtttcacttaaagggaaggtagacgtttggtaattactcaaaacaaataattattaacttaaaaactgacttggtaacgagcattggagagctgttgatagtataaaacattgtgggaaacgactccctctgaagtaacgttgtttttgtgaaagaaagttctcactcaaatatttgaactaaattcgagacctcagcagctgtgaggtctcgaattcaaggcgtctgaaagcacacaactgcgagggtgtttttcttccattattatctcgcaacatcgacgaccaattgagtccaaatttccacaggtttgttattttacaccaagtgagaacactggtctttgacaattaccaaaggggtctttaacaattaccaaaggtgtccaatgcctcgTTATACGCAGCTGTTATAACTGTACGGTGTTTCAAAGTTTGCCCAAAACTATTTCTGGAGCTGATGGAAACTGTTATACCCATCCAAACCCTAGCCTTTTGTCTTGGCTTTTGTTTCTTGTAAGGATGCACCCAAATATTAGTAACAATAAGacggggggtggggtgggggtaaaCCGGGAGGAgcgggttacgattatcgcaactacaccCGAATAATGTCCACACCCATAAATGGGGAGAAAAGTGTCTGCctcattaatattaattttcaaGGCCTTCAAATATTCTAATaatttttataacatttttgAGCGCCCAATAAAAGGGACACAGTGTAAATTGTGACATGGGccgttgttgacttccaacttgaagTATTTCGGATGacgtttggataactttccgtatggcgccaccactttttcactcatttttacaaaaagggatatatcaatcaggtaaattagaggCAAAATGTCTGTATCCGGCCACCAGTCTTTTTTAttcattacaaatttaaaaggtattttgtttaaagaccctggacactattggtaattgtcaaagaccagtcttctcacttggtgtatctcaacatatgcataaaataaaaaacctgtgaaagtttgagctcaattggtcgtcgaagttgcgagataataatgaagaaaaaaaccttgtcatacgaagttgtgtgctttcagatgcttgatttcgagacctcaaattctaaatctgaggtctcgaaatcaaattcgcggactcgaaaactacgtcacttcggagggagatgtttctcacaatattttatactatcaacctctccctattactcgtaatcaagaaaggttttatgataataattattttgagtaattaccaatagtgtccactgcctttaatcgaaATGATAGATATTGCTTTGGTAACAAAGAGTAAGACATTGGTAGTTGGATTCGGACATTTTGCCAAAACACTTACCGTCAGGTTTCAATCCATATTTAAGTTTTATACGTCAGGTAGTTGTAGCTATAACATCCATTCCGTCTAATCCAAAGTGTTGTCTGTCCAGTTCAACCTATTGGTTACTTGAAGTTTGATGCATGCCCTGTACGACTGAAGAGTCGACAGAAAGTCCACCAAAACAAGGACACGGAGAGACATTTTCAACATGGTACTACACACATTGCACCCACTACTTATCTGAAGTGGTCACTTCGGGAATTCTTTAGCTTTTTTTGTGAGTCGTGAATGCCGTCAAAAGCTTTTGTTTTGAGACTGAATGTTTTTTGTTCAGTTTGTGTACTCCACCATATAACGTCACTCCGAACCTTCTATTATTTTGTGACATAACATCAAATTCTTTCTTCACGATTTctcattgtttgtttggttggggAATGTATAATACAGACATCTGGCATGCTTGGTTCAGATACCAAAAACATCAGAATAAAAAGAAGTCGAAGAAAGGCTCAAAGAAATTGCAACCGTTCGCTCACCTATGAAGGCAAACTGGTGTTGGTGGGGCAAGCGCATTTTCACCGTATTATTATGAACAGCGCCA
This Asterias amurensis chromosome 21, ASM3211899v1 DNA region includes the following protein-coding sequences:
- the LOC139953162 gene encoding core histone macro-H2A.1-like, with product MSGRGGKKRGKSLSRSARAGVLFPVGRMCRYLRIGTHHQRIGAGAPVYLAAVIEYLTAEILELAGNAARDNKRGRVTPRHILLAIANDEELHQLLRHVTIASGGVLPKIHPELLAKKRGPKSKMFYDSQPSPTPVKRPVVKTAAQKKDTPSTSKKGATKNTPKKVVGKTQAKTKGKGSGKSVLSEKRLFLGQKLTVVQSNIAEIVADAVVHPTNSSFYLGGEVGSALDSAGGKEFRDEINKLKAAQGNLEVAGAAMCQGHNFPAKYVISCHSPSWGGSNAVSNLEKCVKNCLVLADEKNLTSIALPSIGSGGNGFPKQTAAETILQTISKYFVTVMSSSLKQVFFVLYDQDSIDVYTRELSRLEVDQN